The DNA segment CGGAATTGGTGCGTATACCACAGGAGTAATGCTAGATCGCGTAGAGCCAACGATAGGTGTTTTTATTTTATCAATTGTCACAGGCATGATCATTGCAGGCATTATTAGCTTTATTGTGGGTTTATTGACTTTACGCTTAAAGAGTCATTTTTACGCTATGTTAACACTTGCTCTATCAGGATTATTTTTAGTTCTTACTGAAAAATGGCGTAGTTTAACTTCAGGGAATGACGGTTTTACGTTCCGGGCACCAGAAGTTTTTAAAGATCGTGCGGTGTTCTATCTAGTCGTACTAGTGTGTTTAGTTGTGACCTATATTTTACTTAGACGATTTGTTCAATCCCCACTTGGTCACATATTAGTAGCAGTCCGTGAAAATGAGCAACGAACAAAATCATTAGGTTTCAAAGTGCTACATTACAAAGTGATTGCATCAGTTGTGGCTGGTGTTGTGGCGAGTTTAGCAGGAGCACTCTATGCAATAAGTTTACGATTTGTAAATACCAGCGTCTTGACGATGGATATTACATTAGATGCCTTATTAATGACAATCATTGGCGGTGTTGGAACACTTATTGGACCTATAATAGGCGCTGGGGTAATAGAGTTATCGCAACACTATTTGTCAGGACTTGCAAAAGAATATCCTATTTTTGAACGTTGGATTATTTTCTTTGGAATTCTCTATATTTTAGTGGTAATTTTCTTTCCGGCAGGTATTGTCGGAACGATACGACAAGCTTATTATAAAAGAAAAAAACCACATGTAGTAGAAGGTCGATCTAACTCGGAGGATTTATAATGCATATTGGAATCGCTAGTACTGGTGTATATATCCCTTCACAATTCATGTCGGCGGAAGAAATTTCATCTTCTTCTGGAATACCATTACATGTTGTCAAGAACAAAATGGGGATCACAAAAAAAACCATTCCTGGACCTAATGATCATACTGTTCAAATGGCTATATGGGCAGCTCAAAATGCACTTGTAAGAGGTCGAATTGACCCGAAATCAATCGATTGTATCATTTATATTGGTGAAGAGCATAAAGAATACCCTTTATGGACTGCAGCAATTAAAATTCAAGAAGAAATTGGTGCTTTTCACGCATGGGGTTTTGATGTTTCACTTAGATGTAGTACAACAATTTTAGCTTTGAAGTTAGCAAAAAGCTTAATGTTATCTGATGATTCAATAGAGACAGTACTTTTAACAGGTGGTTATCGAAACGGAGATTTTATTGATTATTCAAATGAACGAACACGGTTCATGTTTAATCTTGGTGCTGGTGGAGCTGCAATAGTTTTGAAAAAAAATCATGGTGAGAATATAGTTCTTGAATCAGACATTATGACAGATGGATCGTTTTCTGAAGATGTTGTTGTTCCGGTAGGGGGCACAAAAACCCCATTAACAGGAGAGTTATTAGCTTCAGGTGCATATAAACTTGATGTTTTAGATCCTAATGGTATGAAAAAGCGATTGGAACTAAAATCTATGCAAAATTTTCTACAAGTTATTAGACATTCGTTGGTAAAGAGTGGGTTTTCAGAACCAGATATTTCATACCTAGCTATACTTCACATGAAAAAATCAGCACATGACTTCGTATTACATGAACTTGGATTATTGGAAGATCAGTCAATATATTTACATGAATATGGACATATTGGCCAACTAGATCAAATCATTTCTTTACATCTAGCAGAGCAAAATGGAAAACTTCAAAAAGGAGACATCGTTGTATTAGTTAGCGCGGGTATCGGTTATGCCTGGGGAGCTACAACAATAAATTGGGGATAAAAATAGGGAGGAATTCACATGACGTTGCAAAAAGTGTTACTAAGTAACGGGGAAACTATTTCTTATCGTGAACGGGATGGTGGAGAACAAGTGATTGTGCTCGTTCATGGAAATATGACATCTTCCAAGCACTGGGATATCTTGATTGATGAATTAGATTCGAAATACAAATTGTATGCACTCGACTTAAGAGGTTTTGGGGAATCGAGTTATCATACTCGTGTTCAAGGAATTGAAGACTTTGCTCATGACTTAAAAGGTTTTGTCGATGCTTTAGGACTTGATGCATTTCATTTAGTAGGCTGGTCAACTGGTGGTGCAGTTTGCATGCAATTTGTTGTTGAATATCCTGGTATGTGCAAAAAGCTTGTCCTTCTGGCATCAGCATCCACTCGAGGGTATCCATTCTATGGAACGAACGCAAATGGAACGCCCGACATGCAAAGACGTCTACAAACAATTGAAGAAGTTGAAAATGATGCAAAAACAAAAGCCATTCAATGGTTATATGATACAAACAATCGTGAGGGATTAAAATCGGTTTGGAATGCGTTAATTTATACACATAAACAACCAGATGAAACAAAATATGAAGAATATGTAACGGATATGTTAACACAACGGAATTTGGCGGATGTTTATTATTCGTTGAATAGGTTTAATATAAGCGGCATTCATAATGGATTAATTGAAGGGTCAAACAAAGCTAAAAATATATTAATACCGGTATTAGTTTTAAGAGGAGATCGGGATTTTGTGATTTCTCAACAAATGACGCTCGAAATAGTTGAGGACCTTAGAAATGTTGCGACATATATTCCGTTAATAAATTCAGGTCATTCCCCACTTATTGACGATTTGTTACAACTAACACAACAAATTGAAACGTTTTTAGGGTAGTAGATTAAGTGGTAGATTATGGTTAAATGATGTGAAACAGGAAGGAGGGGAACCAATGTATAACGATCAAACCTGGTTTTTAAAACGTGCAAAAATGGTCCCTTCTCACCTAGCGTGTATAGATATCAATAGTGGTCAGCAATGGACGTATGCTCAATTTACAAATTTAATTAAAGAATGGGTCCATCGGTTATCGCTTGAACAGTTGAAACAAGGTGACCG comes from the Paenisporosarcina antarctica genome and includes:
- a CDS encoding branched-chain amino acid ABC transporter permease produces the protein MTTKYQWNNIFLTIIVIVLFIFPFVTDSRTWTILLTQIFIFSILAMSYDILLGYTGIVSFGHAMFFGIGAYTTGVMLDRVEPTIGVFILSIVTGMIIAGIISFIVGLLTLRLKSHFYAMLTLALSGLFLVLTEKWRSLTSGNDGFTFRAPEVFKDRAVFYLVVLVCLVVTYILLRRFVQSPLGHILVAVRENEQRTKSLGFKVLHYKVIASVVAGVVASLAGALYAISLRFVNTSVLTMDITLDALLMTIIGGVGTLIGPIIGAGVIELSQHYLSGLAKEYPIFERWIIFFGILYILVVIFFPAGIVGTIRQAYYKRKKPHVVEGRSNSEDL
- the phaZ gene encoding intracellular short-chain-length polyhydroxyalkanoate depolymerase codes for the protein MTLQKVLLSNGETISYRERDGGEQVIVLVHGNMTSSKHWDILIDELDSKYKLYALDLRGFGESSYHTRVQGIEDFAHDLKGFVDALGLDAFHLVGWSTGGAVCMQFVVEYPGMCKKLVLLASASTRGYPFYGTNANGTPDMQRRLQTIEEVENDAKTKAIQWLYDTNNREGLKSVWNALIYTHKQPDETKYEEYVTDMLTQRNLADVYYSLNRFNISGIHNGLIEGSNKAKNILIPVLVLRGDRDFVISQQMTLEIVEDLRNVATYIPLINSGHSPLIDDLLQLTQQIETFLG
- a CDS encoding 3-oxoacyl-ACP synthase; this translates as MHIGIASTGVYIPSQFMSAEEISSSSGIPLHVVKNKMGITKKTIPGPNDHTVQMAIWAAQNALVRGRIDPKSIDCIIYIGEEHKEYPLWTAAIKIQEEIGAFHAWGFDVSLRCSTTILALKLAKSLMLSDDSIETVLLTGGYRNGDFIDYSNERTRFMFNLGAGGAAIVLKKNHGENIVLESDIMTDGSFSEDVVVPVGGTKTPLTGELLASGAYKLDVLDPNGMKKRLELKSMQNFLQVIRHSLVKSGFSEPDISYLAILHMKKSAHDFVLHELGLLEDQSIYLHEYGHIGQLDQIISLHLAEQNGKLQKGDIVVLVSAGIGYAWGATTINWG